CTGGTCGACGGTGATCGACCGCGCCAGTTCGTCCTCCTTGTCCTTCTTCGCCAGGCGGCGCAGCACGCGCAGATCGGGATGCGAGCCGGCCGCCGCCAGCCGCGCGGCGGGATGCCCATCGGGTACGTCGAGCCCCGCGGGCAACGTGCCCGGGGCCATCGCGTCGGCGAGCAGCCGCAGCGCGGCGGCCTGCGCGAAGGTGGCCTTGCCGATCCCCTGCGGTCCCGCCAGCAGCCACGCATGATGGAGCGCGCCGCCGGTACTGGCGGCAAGGAAAGCGTCGATCGCCGCGCGGTGACCGCGCACGACGGTCACGGCAACCAGTCCGCCAATGCGTCCAGCATCGCCTGTGTCACCGCCTCGGGCGGCAGCGTCGCGTCGATGCGGTGGAAGCGCTGCGGCTCGGCAGCGGCGAAGCGCGAGAAGGCATCGGCGACGGCGGCGTGAAAATCACGACCGCGGCGCGCGAAGCGATCGGCGGCGACCCCGTCGCGCGTCGCAGCACGGGTCGCGCCGAGTTCCTCGGGCAGCGCCAGCCAGAAGGTGCGATCGGGAAGCAATCCGCCGGAGCCGAAGGCGTGAAGTGCGAGGATCGCCGCATCGTCCACGCCGCCGGCAACGCCCTGATAGGCCCGTGTCGAATCGATGTAGCGGTCACACAGCACCCACTGCCCGGCAGCGAGCGCGGGACGGATGACCTTCTCGACGTGATCGGCGCGCGCAGCGGCAAAGAGCAACGCCTCGCTTTGCGCGCTCCAGCGCGTCGCCTCGCCCTGCATCAGCAAGGCGCGGATCGCCTCCGCGCCTTCGCTGCCGCCCGGTTCGCGCGTGACGACGGCATCGATGCCGCGCGCGGCGAGCGCCGCGGCGAGCGCGCGTGCCTGTGTCGACTTGCCCGCACCTTCGCCGCCTTCGAGACTGAGGAAGCGCGCGTCACGCACCCGCGTCGTCCCGATCAGCCGAACAGCCCGGTCAGCCCGCGCCACGCGCGCCCGAAGAACCCGGCCTCCGCGACGTCGGCACCCGCCACCAACGGCATCCGCTGCTCCGGCAGGCCGGGCGACGAAACGACGAGGTCGGCGACGTGAGCGCCCTGCTTGATCGGCGCCTTGATCGGACCGTCGTAGACGATCCTGCCGGCGAGTTGCGGCCGGCTGCCCGACGGGATGGTGATATTCAGGTCCTTGGGTGCGACGAGCTTCACTTCGCTGGCGCTGCCCATCTGGACCGCCGCGGTGCCGACCTCGCGCCCGGCCTTGACGACCGGCTTCGCCTGCCACGCGCGAAAGCCCCATTCCATGAAGCGTACCGATTCCTGCGCGCGCTGGTTGAAGCTGCTCAGCCCGGCGAGCACCATCACCAGCCGCCGGCCGTTCTGCTCGGCCGAGCCGGTGAAGCCATAGCCCGCCTCGTCGGTGTGCCCGGTCTTCAGGCCATCGGCACCCGCGACGCGGCCGAGCAAGGGATCGCGGTTGGCCTGCGTGATCGCCTGCCCGCCGCCCATCGTCTTGCCCCACGTGAAATCGCGACGCGAATAGAATTGCTTGTAAAGCTTGGGGTGCTGCTGGATCGTCGCCGCGGCCAGCGTCGCGAGATCGCGCGCGGTGACATAGGTCACGCCGCCATCGGGCCAGCCGTTCGCGGTGCCGAAGTGGCTGTTCTTCAGCCCCAGCTTCGCGGCATCCTCGTTCATCCGTTCCACGAACGCCTGCTCGGTGCCCGAAATTCCTTCCGCCAGCACGATGCACGCGTCGTTGCCGGACAGGGTGACGATCCCGTAGAGAAGGTTGGCGACCGACACCCGCTCCCCCGAGGACAGGAACATCGTCGAGCCGGCCTGCGGCCCGTGCCACTTCGCCCAGGTCTCCGGCCGAACCTCGAATTCGGTGT
The genomic region above belongs to Sphingomonas phyllosphaerae 5.2 and contains:
- a CDS encoding D-alanyl-D-alanine carboxypeptidase family protein, encoding MTKLLTVLALPAAVVALAVPAVAAAPQFDTPAPVAFMEDVSTGAVLFARDADRRMPPASMAKMMTVYTAFQMIQRGDLKLNTEFEVRPETWAKWHGPQAGSTMFLSSGERVSVANLLYGIVTLSGNDACIVLAEGISGTEQAFVERMNEDAAKLGLKNSHFGTANGWPDGGVTYVTARDLATLAAATIQQHPKLYKQFYSRRDFTWGKTMGGGQAITQANRDPLLGRVAGADGLKTGHTDEAGYGFTGSAEQNGRRLVMVLAGLSSFNQRAQESVRFMEWGFRAWQAKPVVKAGREVGTAAVQMGSASEVKLVAPKDLNITIPSGSRPQLAGRIVYDGPIKAPIKQGAHVADLVVSSPGLPEQRMPLVAGADVAEAGFFGRAWRGLTGLFG
- the tmk gene encoding dTMP kinase, coding for MRDARFLSLEGGEGAGKSTQARALAAALAARGIDAVVTREPGGSEGAEAIRALLMQGEATRWSAQSEALLFAAARADHVEKVIRPALAAGQWVLCDRYIDSTRAYQGVAGGVDDAAILALHAFGSGGLLPDRTFWLALPEELGATRAATRDGVAADRFARRGRDFHAAVADAFSRFAAAEPQRFHRIDATLPPEAVTQAMLDALADWLP